The Cellulomonas sp. S1-8 genome has a window encoding:
- a CDS encoding pyrophosphate--fructose-6-phosphate 1-phosphotransferase, with product MSVRRVALLTAGGFAPCLSSAVGGLIERYTEIAPEVEIIAYQHGYHGLLRGDSVTITPEVRAQAGVLHRFGGSPIGNSRVKLTNAKDCVKRGLVAEGQDPLQVAADRLKADGVDVLHTIGGDDTNTTAADLAAYLHENGYELTVVGLPKTIDNDVVPIKQSLGAWTAAEEAAGFAANIIGEHRSGPRMLIVHEVMGRHCGWLTAAAAAEYRKWLDTQEWVPGIGLTRERWDIHAVFLPELALDIDAEATRLKGVMDEIGNVNIFLSEGAGMHEIVEQVEASGQTVQRDPFGHVKLDTINPGQWFAEQFAAKLGAEKVMVQKSGYYSRAAAANAEDLRLIKSMTDLAVECALRGESGVIGHDEENEDRLRAIEFPRIAGGKAFDVSQPWFGRLLEDIGQPFVRASHS from the coding sequence ATGTCGGTCCGTCGCGTCGCCCTCCTGACCGCCGGCGGTTTCGCTCCCTGCCTGTCCTCCGCCGTCGGAGGCCTCATCGAGCGCTACACGGAGATCGCCCCCGAGGTCGAGATCATCGCCTACCAGCACGGCTACCACGGCCTGCTGCGCGGCGACAGCGTGACCATCACCCCCGAGGTCCGCGCGCAGGCCGGCGTGCTGCACCGCTTCGGTGGCTCGCCCATCGGCAACTCGCGCGTCAAGCTCACCAACGCCAAGGACTGCGTCAAGCGCGGCCTGGTCGCCGAGGGCCAGGACCCGCTGCAGGTCGCAGCCGACAGGCTCAAGGCCGACGGCGTGGACGTCCTGCACACCATCGGTGGTGACGACACCAACACGACCGCCGCGGACCTCGCCGCGTACCTGCACGAGAACGGCTACGAGCTGACGGTCGTGGGCCTGCCCAAGACGATCGACAACGACGTGGTGCCGATCAAGCAGTCCCTGGGCGCGTGGACCGCTGCCGAGGAGGCCGCCGGCTTCGCCGCGAACATCATCGGCGAGCACCGCTCGGGCCCGCGGATGCTCATCGTCCACGAGGTCATGGGCCGCCACTGCGGCTGGCTCACCGCCGCCGCTGCCGCCGAGTACCGCAAGTGGCTCGACACGCAGGAGTGGGTCCCGGGCATCGGCCTGACGCGCGAGCGCTGGGACATCCACGCGGTCTTCCTGCCCGAGCTCGCGCTCGACATCGACGCCGAGGCGACGCGCCTCAAGGGCGTCATGGACGAGATCGGCAACGTCAACATCTTCCTGTCCGAGGGTGCCGGCATGCACGAGATCGTCGAGCAGGTCGAGGCGTCGGGCCAGACGGTGCAGCGTGACCCGTTCGGCCACGTCAAGCTCGACACGATCAACCCGGGCCAGTGGTTCGCCGAGCAGTTCGCCGCGAAGCTCGGTGCCGAGAAGGTCATGGTGCAGAAGTCCGGCTACTACTCGCGAGCCGCGGCCGCGAACGCCGAGGACCTGCGTCTCATCAAGTCGATGACCGACCTGGCCGTCGAGTGCGCCCTGCGCGGGGAGTCCGGCGTCATCGGCCACGACGAGGAGAACGAGGACCGCCTGCGCGCGATCGAGTTCCCGCGGATCGCCGGCGGCAAGGCGTTCGACGTGTCCCAGCCCTGGTTCGGCCGTCTGCTCGAGGACATCGGTCAGCCCTTCGTCCGGGCGAGCCACTCATGA
- a CDS encoding lysophospholipid acyltransferase family protein translates to MFYWLMKRVVVGPPLRLVYRPWVRGGENVPSEGAAILASNHLAVIDSFFLPLVLDREIVFIGKQEYFTGGGLKGRLTAGFMRGVGTIPVDRGGGKASEAALRTGLRRLSEGDLFGIYPEGTRSPDGRLYRGKTGVARLALESGAPVVPVAMVGTDVAQPLGKRIPKVMRIGVVIGEPLDFSRYRGMENDRFILRSVTDEIMYAIMSLSGQEYVDVYAATQKARIATGHRDADDAGQMPAAPGGRPVPDVQVPVPPQDEAPPSVG, encoded by the coding sequence TTGTTCTACTGGTTGATGAAGCGGGTGGTCGTGGGCCCTCCGCTGCGCCTGGTCTACCGGCCGTGGGTGCGCGGCGGCGAGAACGTGCCGTCCGAGGGTGCCGCGATCCTCGCGAGCAACCACCTGGCCGTCATCGACTCGTTCTTCCTGCCGCTCGTGCTCGACCGCGAGATCGTCTTCATCGGCAAGCAGGAGTACTTCACCGGCGGCGGGCTCAAGGGGCGGCTGACCGCCGGGTTCATGCGCGGCGTCGGGACGATCCCCGTGGACCGCGGCGGCGGCAAGGCCAGCGAGGCCGCGCTGCGCACGGGCCTGCGACGTCTGTCCGAGGGCGACCTGTTCGGCATCTACCCCGAGGGCACGCGCAGCCCCGACGGTCGCCTGTACCGCGGCAAGACGGGCGTCGCGCGCCTCGCGCTCGAGTCCGGTGCCCCCGTGGTCCCGGTCGCGATGGTCGGCACCGACGTCGCGCAGCCGCTCGGGAAGCGCATCCCCAAGGTGATGCGGATCGGCGTCGTCATCGGTGAGCCGCTGGACTTCTCGCGCTACCGCGGCATGGAGAACGACCGGTTCATCCTGCGCTCGGTGACCGACGAGATCATGTACGCGATCATGAGCCTGTCCGGCCAGGAGTACGTCGACGTGTACGCGGCCACGCAGAAGGCGCGGATCGCGACGGGCCACCGCGACGCCGACGACGCCGGGCAGATGCCCGCCGCGCCGGGCGGCCGTCCGGTGCCCGATGTCCAGGTTCCGGTACCGCCGCAGGACGAGGCTCCTCCGTCAGTAGGATGA
- a CDS encoding ROK family glucokinase: MHAIGVDIGGTKIAAGVVDDDGTILAQTRRDTDPDDVASIDAAIADVYRELSASYEVRQVGLAAAGFVASDRARVLFAPNIAWREYPLRDNVAALVDDPRVRIVVENDANAAGWAEFRYGVGRDVQDMVMLTLGTGLGGAIVTGGRLARGAWGAAAEIGHMRVVPGGHYCGCGHEGCWEQYVSGSALVRDAQAAAITQPDRAAGLLALAGGRADAITGPLVTRAAQEGDGLAVELLSEVGRWVGEGAASVAALLDPEIFVIGGGVSAAGDLLLVPARKAYGEQLSGRGHRPEAAIVVADMGNDAGMVGAADLARV; encoded by the coding sequence ATGCACGCCATCGGGGTCGACATCGGCGGGACGAAGATCGCGGCGGGCGTGGTCGACGACGACGGCACGATCCTGGCCCAGACCCGCCGCGACACCGACCCCGACGACGTCGCGAGCATCGACGCCGCCATCGCCGACGTCTACCGCGAGCTGAGCGCGTCCTACGAGGTGCGCCAGGTCGGCCTGGCGGCCGCCGGGTTCGTCGCCTCGGACCGGGCGCGCGTGCTCTTCGCCCCGAACATCGCGTGGCGCGAGTACCCGCTGCGCGACAACGTCGCGGCGCTCGTGGACGACCCCCGCGTGCGGATCGTCGTCGAGAACGACGCGAACGCCGCGGGCTGGGCCGAGTTCCGGTACGGCGTGGGGCGCGACGTCCAGGACATGGTGATGCTGACGCTCGGCACGGGCCTCGGTGGGGCGATCGTCACGGGAGGGCGCCTGGCGCGCGGCGCGTGGGGCGCCGCCGCCGAGATCGGTCACATGCGCGTCGTGCCCGGCGGGCACTACTGCGGGTGCGGCCACGAGGGCTGCTGGGAGCAGTACGTGTCCGGCTCGGCGCTGGTGCGCGACGCCCAGGCAGCGGCGATCACGCAGCCGGACCGCGCGGCCGGGCTCCTCGCGCTCGCGGGCGGCCGCGCGGACGCCATCACCGGACCCCTGGTGACGCGCGCCGCGCAGGAGGGCGACGGCCTCGCGGTCGAGCTGCTCTCCGAGGTCGGTCGCTGGGTCGGCGAGGGCGCGGCGAGCGTGGCCGCGTTGCTCGACCCCGAGATCTTCGTGATCGGCGGCGGCGTCAGCGCCGCCGGCGACCTGCTGCTCGTGCCCGCGCGCAAGGCGTACGGCGAGCAGCTCTCGGGCCGGGGGCACCGGCCGGAGGCAGCGATCGTCGTGGCCGACATGGGCAACGACGCGGGCATGGTCGGCGCAGCCGACCTCGCCCGGGTCTGA
- a CDS encoding class II 3-deoxy-7-phosphoheptulonate synthase — protein sequence MTVEPDPRVVAGLDAWEALPVTQQPQWPDAGAVRRVRDRLASLPPLVFAGEADALRAQLAAAQRGEAFVLQGGDCAETFAEATADNIRNKIKTILQMAVVLTYGASMPVVKMGRMAGQYAKPRSSDVETRDGVTLPAFRGDIINGFDFTVEARTPDPARLLEAYHTSASTLNLVRAFTTGGFASLLRVHEWNRGFTANPAYARYEDLAAEIDRAIRFMAACGADFDALRSVDFYSAHEGLLLDYERPLTRVDSRTGLPYDCSAHFVWIGERTRQLDAAHVDFFSRVHNPIGVKLGPTTVGDDAIALIDKLNPTGEPGRLTFVTRMGAGKVRDLLPALVEKVTADGRPVTWVCDPMHGNGITSANGYKTRRFSDVMDEVAGFFEVHRALGTVPGGLHVELTGDDVTEVLGGTEEIDDAGLARRYETLVDPRLNHQQSLEMAFQVVELLRRA from the coding sequence ATGACCGTCGAGCCGGACCCGCGGGTCGTCGCGGGCCTCGACGCCTGGGAGGCGCTGCCCGTCACGCAGCAGCCGCAGTGGCCGGACGCGGGCGCGGTCCGCCGCGTCCGCGACCGGCTGGCGAGCCTGCCGCCGCTGGTGTTCGCCGGTGAGGCCGACGCCCTGCGCGCGCAGCTCGCAGCGGCACAGCGCGGCGAGGCCTTCGTCCTGCAGGGCGGGGACTGCGCCGAGACGTTCGCCGAGGCGACCGCCGACAACATCCGCAACAAGATCAAGACGATCCTGCAGATGGCGGTCGTGCTGACGTACGGCGCGAGCATGCCCGTGGTGAAGATGGGGCGGATGGCGGGCCAGTACGCCAAGCCCCGTTCGTCGGACGTCGAGACGCGCGACGGTGTCACGCTGCCCGCGTTCCGCGGCGACATCATCAACGGGTTCGACTTCACCGTCGAGGCCCGCACGCCGGACCCGGCGCGCCTGCTCGAGGCGTACCACACGTCCGCGTCGACGCTGAACCTCGTCCGCGCGTTCACGACCGGCGGCTTCGCGTCGCTGCTGCGCGTGCACGAGTGGAACCGGGGCTTCACGGCCAACCCCGCGTACGCGCGCTACGAGGACCTCGCGGCGGAGATCGACCGCGCCATCCGCTTCATGGCGGCGTGCGGTGCGGACTTCGACGCGCTGCGCTCGGTCGACTTCTACTCGGCGCACGAGGGCCTCCTGCTCGACTACGAGCGTCCCCTGACGCGCGTCGACTCGCGCACGGGCCTGCCGTACGACTGCTCGGCCCACTTCGTGTGGATCGGGGAGCGCACGCGCCAGCTCGACGCCGCGCACGTCGACTTCTTCTCGCGCGTGCACAACCCCATCGGCGTCAAGCTCGGGCCCACGACGGTCGGGGACGACGCCATCGCCCTCATCGACAAGCTCAACCCGACGGGGGAGCCCGGCCGCCTGACGTTCGTCACGCGCATGGGCGCCGGCAAGGTGCGTGACCTGTTGCCCGCCCTCGTCGAGAAGGTGACGGCCGACGGCCGCCCCGTGACATGGGTGTGCGACCCGATGCACGGCAACGGCATCACGTCCGCCAACGGCTACAAGACGCGCCGGTTCAGCGACGTCATGGACGAGGTCGCCGGGTTCTTCGAGGTGCACCGCGCCCTGGGGACCGTGCCCGGCGGTCTGCACGTCGAGCTCACGGGTGACGACGTCACCGAGGTGCTCGGCGGGACCGAGGAGATCGACGACGCGGGCCTGGCACGGCGGTACGAGACGCTCGTGGACCCGCGCCTGAACCACCAGCAGTCGCTCGAGATGGCGTTCCAGGTCGTGGAGCTGCTGCGCCGCGCCTGA